In one Bradyrhizobium sp. 4 genomic region, the following are encoded:
- a CDS encoding ABC transporter permease subunit: MSTYSLSDGLASGAPRLSRAPWLTSWVRDSGVGILASVAWIAFGLSCLWWEDVGDWSRTHSLGIAALVIAAIALFGTVGADYLGSTGRALRQRAPWLVVLGVVLTLWEVATAKFAWLPLPFFPPPQSIIEVYTDDLPKLLDSVFASVKLQLGGYLIGATVGFLTGVSIGWSRAVGYWVHPVLRFIGPLPATAWLPIAFFTFPSSWSASTFLIALATGFPVTVLTWSGVASVSNAYYDVARTLGAKPSFLVLKVAIPAALPHVFVGLFMGLGSSFAVLVVAEMIGVKAGLGWYLQWAQGWAAYANMYAALIVMSLLCSGAITLLFAIRDRLLVWQKGTVKW; the protein is encoded by the coding sequence ATGTCGACGTATTCGCTGTCTGACGGCCTTGCCTCCGGCGCGCCGCGCCTCTCGCGCGCACCGTGGCTGACGAGCTGGGTCCGGGACTCCGGTGTCGGCATTCTCGCCAGCGTGGCGTGGATTGCCTTCGGGCTGTCCTGCCTGTGGTGGGAGGACGTCGGCGACTGGTCGCGGACCCATTCGCTCGGCATTGCCGCACTTGTCATCGCAGCGATCGCGCTGTTCGGGACGGTCGGCGCCGATTACCTCGGTTCGACGGGCCGGGCCTTGCGCCAGCGCGCGCCGTGGCTCGTCGTGCTCGGCGTCGTCCTGACCCTGTGGGAAGTCGCGACGGCGAAATTCGCCTGGCTGCCATTGCCGTTCTTCCCGCCGCCGCAGTCGATCATCGAGGTCTACACCGACGATCTGCCGAAACTGCTCGACAGCGTGTTCGCCTCGGTCAAGCTCCAGCTCGGCGGTTATCTGATCGGCGCGACGGTCGGCTTCCTGACCGGCGTCTCGATCGGCTGGTCGCGCGCGGTCGGCTATTGGGTGCACCCGGTGCTGCGCTTCATCGGCCCGCTGCCGGCGACCGCGTGGCTGCCGATCGCCTTCTTCACGTTCCCGTCAAGCTGGAGCGCGTCGACCTTTCTGATCGCGCTGGCAACGGGGTTCCCGGTCACCGTGTTGACCTGGTCGGGTGTCGCGAGCGTGAGCAACGCCTACTATGACGTCGCGCGGACGCTGGGGGCAAAGCCGTCCTTCCTGGTGTTGAAGGTCGCAATCCCCGCGGCCTTGCCGCACGTTTTCGTCGGCCTGTTCATGGGGCTCGGCTCGTCCTTTGCCGTGCTCGTCGTCGCCGAGATGATCGGTGTCAAGGCCGGCCTCGGCTGGTACCTGCAATGGGCGCAGGGCTGGGCCGCCTACGCCAATATGTATGCGGCGCTGATCGTGATGTCATTGCTCTGCTCCGGCGCGATCACGCTGCTGTTTGCGATCCGCGATCGCCTGCTGGTCTGGCAGAAGGGGACCGTGAAATGGTAG